The window GCTCAAAATAAGAAATAAGAAACGCCGCGATACGAAACTACAACCGTTAACTGCAGATAAATAAGGTACTTCTCAAACAATTACACATCTTCAACTCTCTATCTTTTACACAACTGTCCTCTCAgagaaaatggaatatttccctCTGCTTGAATTGCCTGAAGATCTTCAGGCAATGGTGGTTGAGCGTGTGGCCCGTAACTCCTTCCAAGATCTCTACCGCCTCAGAGCATCGTCCAGGTCGATGAAGGCGTTAGCAGAGATGCGTAGGGTATACCATTATTTCGATGTGTTATCCTTTCCCTGGGGTCTCATTATGCCATCTCAGTTGTTGAAAACTTGCTACGCTGAGAACAATCCAAGCACAATTTATGTAAAGGGTGTACAGTTTTTCTACTCATACGATGAGCAAGATTATGGCCTTTCTCTCCTCAAGCGTGCAGCAGATGCAGGATATGAGCGTGCAGTGTATACACACGCTATGACTGAAGCAATCTTTTACGGTGATGCGCAGTATTTTCGGAGAATTCCAAGAGCAACTGTTGACAGGGTCGGGAAACTTGTTCGAGATGCGAAATGGGGATGGGGTTTGTGGCATACTGACGAGTTCCGTCAAATTAAGGCCATGTTCACTTCTACTTATGTTCCGTCCTTCTACCTTTGCCAATGTGCAAATGTTGTGGACCGACAATGTCTCTGCCTATGGCACATTGATGTGACTAAGGACGACAACATGTGTGAGCGctgtttctggatcaaagagattTCCTTGTTCTTTCGTGATTTTGAACCGATAAGCCTGTTTAGGGACACAAGTAAGTGGTGAAGATGTCTCTGCATCAGAATCTtatcttttttatgttttttgctATGCCATTATGTATGTcgaacaaaaaattatatattctgttTTTATGGCTGACTTATTTTCTTATGGCTGAGTTATTTTCATCTTATGGCTGACTTATTTTCATCTTATGGCTGAGTTATTTTCATCTTATGGCTGACTTATTTTCATCTTATGGCTGAGTTATTCTCATTTATTCATCTTATGGCTTTATTTAATGCCTAAGTTTTGATTGTTTTTTGATTGTTAGAAATATGACTGTTTTTTGATTGTTCACCTAAACGTTAAGACTGATATTATTACATGTTACGGCTGAGTTGTTGTTTCGGAAGAAATTAACAACGGCTGAGTTAAATCCGAGTTACATAAACATAGACTGACTTATGAGTACAGAATCTGAGTAAACAAAGAAGTAGTAGTAGCAACTAATACATTTAAGACTTCATCCTAAGACATTCAATAATTTTTATGATCTCAGTTATGTCTTTCTTCATATCATCTAATTCTGCTTTTATAGCGGCCAAATCCTGCTCTATCGTCGCGAGTTTGTTTGCCACAACTACAAACTCTTCATCATGTGCTTCATCAAGCCATTTGAAAACATGGTTTTGACCCGAATTTGCTCCACATCGATAAAATCTTCTACCCGGATTCTTTATTGTACCTGACGTTAACACAATGGTAGCAGCTCCACAGTCGCACGTCCTTGGAATTCCACGCTGTAGATCCATCTAATTTATACATCATAGCACACAAAAATAATGCAAAATCGAACAAggccaaaatacaaaaaataattcaaaatcgATTTTGGACGAAAGAGACTTACTTTAGGTTTTAGAAGTCGACTCTGGTTTTTCCTTTATCTTTTACTTGTAAATATTGGAAATATAATAGGGaaatcatattaaatataaagatCACGCGTgtccaaataaaataaacatataatgaCCTCGATATCGTAAATTACTCGGACATGCGTGTCAGGACATAACTCGACACTGAGTTAAATTATGTATGACTCTTTTGGCcaacttttattttttcgaCATCATTAAATATTAACAATTTTACGACTGAGGTTTAGTTTTCggtattattaattattaactaTGTTACGGCTGAGTTTTATTCTTCggcattattaattattaacaatgttacggctgagttatattTTCCGGCATTATTTACTTtacacaaggaaaaaaaaaatcattttcgtCCCAACgcgaaaaaaaagaaaagctctcgACGACAGGCGATTTCGATACGAAGGTAAAACCGAAGCCTCTCTTTTGCAGATTTGTGGATTCAGCTTCGGTTCGATGATGTTTTCTTCCCATTCTTTTCTTGTTTGCAGATGCCTAATTCGCACAAACCTCATTTCTTGAAGCCTCTGCTTCCCGATTTCCACAGTGGCGTGGTAGACACACACTCTCTATTTCTCATGTGTATATGTTCCTATTTTAGAGTTTGCTTAACTTTGGCTTTTCTGACCTGCAGACAATACCACTTGGCTTCTTCTCACAACACATAGAAGGGAAGACAAACCGGAAAACATGGAAACTAAGATCGGACGCTACAGATCAAACTTGGGAAGTGATACAAGAAGGCAGGAGACTCACCGGAGGTTGGAAAGATTTCACCACAGCACATGACCTTCAAATCGGTgacattgtcatcttcaaacACGAAGGAGATATGGTGTTTCATGTCACACCATTTGGTCCTAGCTGTTGTGAGATTCAGTATACACATCCTCACATCATCAAGGAAGAAGCCGATGCGGATGatgttccttctttctcattTGACTATTGTTTTCAGGCTGAGGTCACTGCTTCGAATCTAAAAGAAGACAAACTTGTGAGTCGATTTTCAGTTATAGACcatatttagttagttattaacATATGGTTTGATCTGTTCAGTGTCTTTACGTTCTGTGTTTGCagtatttagttagttattaacATATGGTTTGATCTGTTCTGTGTCTTTACGTTCTGTGTTTGCAGTATCTTCCTGAGGGAGCTACGACTTGTACTGCTTTGAACAAACAATGCCAAGAGATAATACTTGTCAACAAAGAGGGAAATTCATGGACTGTGAGTTTGCGATTTAGCGAAGCAGACGGCATGTATTACATCAGAAGAGGCTGGAGAAAGTTCTGTCGTGCTAACAGATGCGCCATAGGAGACTTATTTGTGTTCAATGTGGTTGGAGATGGGAAAACTACTCCACTAATGTGTGTATGTCCGGAAAGGGAAGAGTGATTTTGAACCTAAACTTATGTATGTCGAACCAGAAATTTATGTATGTCTCTTTTTATGGCTGACTAATACTCATATAATGGCTGGGTTATTGTTTGATTATGACTTAATTAACGTAACGGCTGAGTTGCAGTGAACGTTATAACTGAGTTATTAAAACGTTATGACTGACGAATACTCGTATTATGGCTGGGTTATTGTTTGATAGTGACTTAATTAACGTACCGGCTGAATTGCAGTTAACGTTATAACTGAGTTATTAAAACGTTATGACTGACGAATACTCGTATTATGGCTGGGTTATTGTTTGATTATGAATTAATTAACGTAACGGCTGAATTGCAGTTAACGTTATAACTGAGTTATTAAAACGTTATGACTGACGAATACTCGTATTATGGCTGGGTTATTGTTTGATTATGAATTAATTAACGTACTGGCTGAGTTGCATTGAACTTAATAGCTGAGTTACTAAAAACATTGCGTCTAAATTATGATTACAACACATGACTACGCAAAGAAATAGTGCCAAAATATGGCCATACCAAACCCACAAACCACCACTGGAAACATCAAACACTTCATCTTTTCCGCTTTACCGAGTTCTTTCTCCAACCGACCAACGTCTACTCTCAGATCTGATATGCCTTTGGTCATGTCACTCATCACCGATTTCATATCTTCTACCTCTTCCACCAAGCACTCGTCCGCCCATTTGAATAAATGTCTCTGATTTCACCAACATGCCCAGCTCTTAGTATCACATTGACAGtataatgaataaaattaaaaatcaaaccttAATATATCCTTTGCGACAGCAATAGTACAGTCGTCCTGGATTAGCCCGTGATGCAGATGTACATAATTCAGCGGGTTCACCACACCAACACTGTTTCGGCGTTCCTCTTTCCACATGCCGGCGGTGAAAGTAAGTGTTACCAGAcacagatgatgaagaagacatTTTCTTTGAATGAAAGAGAAATTGGTGTGAAAGACAAAGTTAAAACAATAGTGGtagtaatataaaatcatttttttttaaattcaaataaagaggaataatttaaattaataaactattaAATGCCTCGATATTAGGTTTGAGCTGTATTTTTCCACACACGTGATGCACTTTAATTATGACGAATACTCAATCAAATCAAGAAACACGAAaggttctttattattttatcaaacacTTAAGTTGAATTCGTATTACGGCTGTGTTAGCGTCTATATTTTGGCTGAGTTAACGTAGATGTATTGACTGagttacattaaaaataacaatacctCGATTATGTAAATAATCCGATACATGCGTGCCAGCCGTataataatgagtctcgatattcTCAATGCAAATGCAAACGAAATTTCTCATGCACATAATAATAAGAGAATAAAGGTCTCTAATAATAGTAGTCTCGATAATGTAATGACGGCCataataatgagtctcgatattcTCAATGACGATGGAATTTCTCGCACGTATAATAATAAGAGAATAAAGGACTCTAATACTGGTCTCGATTAAGTAATGGCGGCCATAATAATACATGGAAAATAGCGTTAACTTTGgctttgtatttttacaatataaGGCTGCGTTATTAGTATCTTAATTCGTATTACGGCTGAGTTACTTAACTGAAACACTGACGTTTGACGCAAATAATTccggctgagttaaacaactttataaaaccttaacggctgagttaaacaactttatagaaactaaacggctgagttaaacaacttaatAGAAACTTAAtggctgagttaaacaactttatagaaacttaacggctgagttaaacaactttacAAAAACTTGACGGCtgaatacaaacaaaaaaacaaatcaattactAAAACCAAAATTATCAGGACCAAATTCTTCAAACATGTGGACAAGATCACGCCAAACTCTAGTTAGCATCCACGCAGGCTTCTCACCCCCATGTGCCCACCTCCTCTTCAAGAGGCGCATCTGACAACGAAACACCGTTCTGGCCA is drawn from Brassica rapa cultivar Chiifu-401-42 chromosome A05, CAAS_Brap_v3.01, whole genome shotgun sequence and contains these coding sequences:
- the LOC117134446 gene encoding B3 domain-containing protein REM10-like, which produces MPNSHKPHFLKPLLPDFHSGVTIPLGFFSQHIEGKTNRKTWKLRSDATDQTWEVIQEGRRLTGGWKDFTTAHDLQIGDIVIFKHEGDMVFHVTPFGPSCCEIQYTHPHIIKEEADADDVPSFSFDYCFQAEVTASNLKEDKLYLPEGATTCTALNKQCQEIILVNKEGNSWTVSLRFSEADGMYYIRRGWRKFCRANRCAIGDLFVFNVVGDGKTTPLMCVCPEREE